In Brachypodium distachyon strain Bd21 chromosome 2, Brachypodium_distachyon_v3.0, whole genome shotgun sequence, one genomic interval encodes:
- the LOC100843265 gene encoding uncharacterized protein LOC100843265 isoform X1: MALALRPPRFQPLSASISVATTSSTSFATSARPSSTPAAAICAAASSPFTEATSSSRYRRDAWSYTAEDSSSPSSTSSSAAAAAVAAAAASGRRDDEIALQLPELRRLLEVLRASRGKGLEEEGGASGPGRVALVGTGPGDSELLTLKAVQAIEAADLVLYDRLVSNEVLDLVGDSARLLYVGKTAGYHSRTQEEIHELLLSFAEAGASVVRLKGGDPLVFGRGGEEMDFLQQQGIRVEVIPDTCNISTIILDRREYLFTCVQKSAGITSASGIAADLGIPLTHRGVATSVRFLTGHSRNGGTDPLFVAENAADPDTTLVVYMGLSTLPSLAPKLMKHGLPPDTPAVAVERGTTPQQRMVFSMLKDLVDEVKSAELVSPTLIIIGKVVALSPFWVESSEQDALKIENSYAAETTR; the protein is encoded by the exons ATGGCTCTCGCCCTCCGACCTCCCCGCTTCCAGCCGCTCTCCGCTTCCATTTCCGTGGCAaccacctcctccacctctTTCGCCACTTCCGCGAGGCCTTCCTCcactcccgccgccgccatctgcgccgccgcctcctcgccgttCACCGAGGCCACTTCATCCTCGCGGTACCGCCGCGACGCCTGGTCCTACACCGCCGAAgactcctcctccccctcctccacttcctcgtccgccgctgcagcagcggtggcggcggcggcggcttcggggCGCCGGGACGACGAGATCGCGCTGCAGCTACCGGAGCTGCGGAGGCTCCTGGAGGTCCTGAGGGCTTCCAGAGGGAAAGGACTGGAAGAGGAGGGCGGCGCCAGCGGGCCAGGGAGGGTGGCGCTGGTGGGGACGGGGCCTGGGGACTCGGAGCTCCTCACGCTCAAGGCGGTGCAGGCCATCGAGGCGGCGGACCTGGTGCTGTACGATCGGCTCGTGTCCAACGAAGTGCTCGATTTGGTTGGGGACAGCGCCAGGCTACTCTACGTCGGCAAGACGGCCGGATACCACAGCCGCACCCAG GAAGAGATTCATGAGTTGCTCCTCAGTTTTGCGGAGGCTGGTGCCAGTGTGGTGCGGTTGAAAGGAGGCGATCCTCTG GTCTTTGGAAGGGGTGGAGAAGAGATGGATTTCCTACAACAGCAAGGAATTAGAGTTGAAGTTATACCAG atacatgtaatatttcgacaataattttggatcggagggagtacttatttaCTTGTGTCCAAAAATCTGCAGGAATCACTTCTGCTTCGGGAATTGCAGCTGACCTTGGTATTCCACTAACCCATCGAGGTGTTGCCACCAG TGTCAGGTTTTTAACTGGTCACTCTAGAAATGGTGGGACAGATCCTCTATTTGTGGCAGAGAATGCAGCTGACCCGGACACAACTTTGGTTGTGTATATGGGTTTGTCAACACTGCCATCTCTTGCTCCGAAGCTAATGAAGCATGGCCTTCCACCAGATACTCCTGCTGTTGCAGTAGAGCGTGGGACTACCCCTCAACAGAGAATG GTATTTTCAATGTTAAAAGATCTTGTGGATGAAGTCAAATCGGCAGAGCTTGTTTCTCCAACTCTGATAATCATAGGAAAGGTGGTGGCCTTGTCACCCTTTTGGGTTGAATCGTCTGAACAGGATGCGCTGAAGATTGAGAACTCTTACGCAGCTGAGACCACAAGATAG
- the LOC100830314 gene encoding glycerol-3-phosphate acyltransferase 1 — MVFHTILPKIAVHWLFNLYRAARKLRSNAFQYYYNRNSTTKPSTTNPKGTTTPFIPSGADKTVVCDFHGGLLASTALFPYFMLVACEGGGLLRALLLLCAYPLVRLLGERSDAGVRVMTFVAFSGLRPRDADLVARAILPKFYMERLNAQVYGRLWVPARRKVAVTSAPRVVVEWFLKEYMAADVVVGSELQMVRVGRAWYFTGLMCGPGPAGPGMRQKALGEVFGADGAMADVAVVRSSNPLDHPFIPCCKELYVVSRESASTSRLPREMYPKPLIFHDGRLAFLPTAPATLAFFLFLPLGFILSVIRISIGIVLPYEINFVAGALFGIRFRTSGRGGAPMPGARAANNNNSSSSKPKNRGVLFVCTHRTLVDPIMLTTALQKPVPAVTYSLSRLSELIAPIKTVRLTRDRRRDAETMARLLSKGDLAVCPEGTTCREPYLLRFSPLFAELADDMEPVALDAQSTWIYGTTASGHKWLDPVAFFANPVPAYRVEFLGAVPREHTRAGGRTSAEVANWVQRRLGDALGFECTGFSRRDKYMMLAGNDGVVAK, encoded by the exons ATGGTCTTCCACACCATCCTCCCCAAGATCGCCGTCCACTGGCTCTTCAACCTGTACCGCGCGGCCAGGAAGCTCCGCAGCAATGCCTTCCAATACTACTACAATCGCAACTCCACCACCAAGCCGTCCACCACCAACCCAAAGGGCACCACTACACCGTTCATCCCGTCCGGCGCCGACAAGACTGTGGTGTGCGACTTCCACGGCGGGCTCCTGGCGTCCACGGCGCTCTTCCCGTACTTCATGCTCGTCGCCTGCGAAGGCGGCGGCCTGCTCCGGGCGCTGCTCCTGCTCTGCGCTTACCCCCTCGTGCGCCTCCTGGGCGAGCGCTCCGACGCCGGCGTCAGGGTCATGACGTTCGTCGCCTTCTCCGGGCTCAGGCCGCGGGACGCCGACCTCGTGGCCCGCGCCATCCTGCCCAAGTTCTACATGGAGCGGCTCAACGCCCAGGTGTACGGCCGCCTGTGGGTGCCGGCCAGGAGGAAGGTGGCCGTCACGAGCGCGCCCAGGGTGGTCGTGGAGTGGTTCCTCAAGGAGTACATGGCCGCCGACGTGGTCGTGGGGTCTGAGCTCCAGATGGTTAGGGTCGGGCGCGCCTGGTACTTCACCGGGCTGATGTGCGGGCCTGGGCCGGCTGGGCCCGGCATGAGGCAGAAGGCCCTCGGGGAGGTGTTCGGAGCggacggcgccatggccgacgtTGCCGTCGTCAGGAGCTCCAACCCACTCGACCACCCCTTCATCCCCTGCTGCAAG GAACTTTACGTGGTGAGCAGGGAGAGCGCCAGCACATCCCGGCTACCACGGGAGATGTATCCAAAGCCGCTCATCTTCCACGACGGACGGCTGGCCTTCCTCCCCACGGCCCCCGCGacgctcgccttcttcctcttcctgccgCTGGGCTTCATCCTCTCCGTCATCCGCATCTCCATCGGCATCGTCCTGCCCTACGAGATCAACTTCGTGGCCGGCGCGCTCTTCGGGATCCGCTTCCGCACctccggccgcggcggcgccccaATGCCAGGAGCCCGCGccgccaacaacaacaacagcagcagcagcaagccgAAAAACAGGGGCGTCCTGTTCGTGTGCACGCACCGGACGCTGGTGGACCCGATCATGCTGACGACGGCGCTGCAGAAACCGGTGCCGGCCGTGACGTACAGCCTGAGCCGGCTCTCGGAGCTCATCGCGCCCATCAAGACGGTGCGGCTGACCCGGGACCGGCGCCGCGACGCCGAGACAATGGCGCGGCTCCTGTCGAAGGGGGACCTGGCGGTGTGCCCCGAGGGCACCACGTGCCGCGAGCCGTACCTGCTGCGGTTCAGCCCGTTGTTCGCGGAGCTGGCGGACGACATGGAGCCCGTGGCGCTGGACGCGCAGTCGACGTGGATCTACGGCACCACGGCCAGCGGGCACAAGTGGCTCGACCCCGTCGCATTCTTCGCCAACCCGGTGCCCGCGTACCGGGTGGAGTTCCTGGGCGCCGTGCCCAGGGAACACACGCGCGCCGGGGGGAGGACTAGCGCCGAGGTGGCCAATTGGGTGCAGAGGAGGCTCGGCGACGCGCTCGGGTTCGAGTGCACCGGGTTTAGTCGCCGCGACAAGTACATGATGCTCGCCGGCAACGACGGTGTGGTCGCCAAGTAG
- the LOC100843265 gene encoding uncharacterized protein LOC100843265 isoform X2 has product MALALRPPRFQPLSASISVATTSSTSFATSARPSSTPAAAICAAASSPFTEATSSSRYRRDAWSYTAEDSSSPSSTSSSAAAAAVAAAAASGRRDDEIALQLPELRRLLEVLRASRGKGLEEEGGASGPGRVALVGTGPGDSELLTLKAVQAIEAADLVLYDRLVSNEVLDLVGDSARLLYVGKTAGYHSRTQEEIHELLLSFAEAGASVVRLKGGDPLVFGRGGEEMDFLQQQGIRVEVIPGITSASGIAADLGIPLTHRGVATSVRFLTGHSRNGGTDPLFVAENAADPDTTLVVYMGLSTLPSLAPKLMKHGLPPDTPAVAVERGTTPQQRMVFSMLKDLVDEVKSAELVSPTLIIIGKVVALSPFWVESSEQDALKIENSYAAETTR; this is encoded by the exons ATGGCTCTCGCCCTCCGACCTCCCCGCTTCCAGCCGCTCTCCGCTTCCATTTCCGTGGCAaccacctcctccacctctTTCGCCACTTCCGCGAGGCCTTCCTCcactcccgccgccgccatctgcgccgccgcctcctcgccgttCACCGAGGCCACTTCATCCTCGCGGTACCGCCGCGACGCCTGGTCCTACACCGCCGAAgactcctcctccccctcctccacttcctcgtccgccgctgcagcagcggtggcggcggcggcggcttcggggCGCCGGGACGACGAGATCGCGCTGCAGCTACCGGAGCTGCGGAGGCTCCTGGAGGTCCTGAGGGCTTCCAGAGGGAAAGGACTGGAAGAGGAGGGCGGCGCCAGCGGGCCAGGGAGGGTGGCGCTGGTGGGGACGGGGCCTGGGGACTCGGAGCTCCTCACGCTCAAGGCGGTGCAGGCCATCGAGGCGGCGGACCTGGTGCTGTACGATCGGCTCGTGTCCAACGAAGTGCTCGATTTGGTTGGGGACAGCGCCAGGCTACTCTACGTCGGCAAGACGGCCGGATACCACAGCCGCACCCAG GAAGAGATTCATGAGTTGCTCCTCAGTTTTGCGGAGGCTGGTGCCAGTGTGGTGCGGTTGAAAGGAGGCGATCCTCTG GTCTTTGGAAGGGGTGGAGAAGAGATGGATTTCCTACAACAGCAAGGAATTAGAGTTGAAGTTATACCAG GAATCACTTCTGCTTCGGGAATTGCAGCTGACCTTGGTATTCCACTAACCCATCGAGGTGTTGCCACCAG TGTCAGGTTTTTAACTGGTCACTCTAGAAATGGTGGGACAGATCCTCTATTTGTGGCAGAGAATGCAGCTGACCCGGACACAACTTTGGTTGTGTATATGGGTTTGTCAACACTGCCATCTCTTGCTCCGAAGCTAATGAAGCATGGCCTTCCACCAGATACTCCTGCTGTTGCAGTAGAGCGTGGGACTACCCCTCAACAGAGAATG GTATTTTCAATGTTAAAAGATCTTGTGGATGAAGTCAAATCGGCAGAGCTTGTTTCTCCAACTCTGATAATCATAGGAAAGGTGGTGGCCTTGTCACCCTTTTGGGTTGAATCGTCTGAACAGGATGCGCTGAAGATTGAGAACTCTTACGCAGCTGAGACCACAAGATAG